Proteins encoded by one window of Cannabis sativa cultivar Pink pepper isolate KNU-18-1 chromosome 4, ASM2916894v1, whole genome shotgun sequence:
- the LOC115714531 gene encoding uncharacterized protein LOC115714531, giving the protein MLSSYEGENDMFFDSQEFLSSEESSVAQEELSSSNLEYEIWFSEPSSVEERRKIFLTQMGLAEFTSKSNSSREVEIEVDSSSKIMARDRLVECGGTVSRGSMFSVSHIEETLDCCRGEESGEANSLSNVLHQKEDHSIVLAVESPPKEAEVHVECHTLNDDTKKVKSWWKRFVNKSKGRVSRVACDASKSVMQTTKASKLKVIHNKKMCLEFTAPVIGQEIRAHEGFICSMKFSPDGQFLASGGEDGVVRVWRVMTMASSDYLSAKGSFCSKLKEGKSSFQRKHPIRASVIFPENIFRIDETPVHEFYGHSSDVLDLAWSNSNCIISSSKDKTVRLWQLGRKDCLNKFEHNNYVTCIQFNPLDDNYFISGSIDGKVRIWGLSEKRVVDWTDVRDVITAISYQPDGKGFIVGSITGTCRTYRTSGECLMLDSQIHIPGKKKASGNKITGIKFSQDKSQSVMISSEDSKLRIFDGVDLTHKYKGLPKSGSQVSASFTSSERHIISVGEDSHVYIWNHDALSAPSSKQTKSVRSCEHFFHDGVSVAIPWSGMGTEQNNLSNAQDHLETTSWTRDSERFSLGSWFSIDGTCKGSATWPEEKLPLWDISFTEDHDSLQQHHHNPTAISETWGLVIVTAGLDGTIRTFHNYGLPVRL; this is encoded by the exons ATGCTGAGCTCTTATGAAGGAGAAAATGATATGTTCTTCGACTCGCAGGAGTTTTTGTCATCTGAAGAGTCAAGCGTGGCTCAGGAAGAGTTGAGTAGTAGTAACTTGGAGTATGAAATTTGGTTTAGTGAGCCGAGTAGTGTTGAGGAAAGAAGGAAAATCTTTCTAACACAGATGGGTTTAGCTGAATTTACTTCTAAAAGTAATAGTTCTCGAGAGGTGGAAATTGAGGTCGATAGCTCATCTAAGATAATGGCGAGGGACAGACTAGTTGAGTGTGGTGGAACTGTTTCTCGTGGTTCTATGTTTTCTGTTAGTCACATTGAGGAAACTTTGGATTGTTGTAGAGGGGAAGAGAGTGGTGAAGCAAATTCTTTGTCTAATGTGCTACACCAAAAAGAAGATCATAGTATAGTTTTAGCTGTAGAGTCTCCACCTAAAGAAGCTGAAGTTCATGTAGAATGTCATACTCTTAATGATGATACCAAAAAAGTGAAGAGTTGGTGGAAGCGTTTTGTAAATAAGAGCAAGGGAAGAGTCAGTAGAGTGGCGTGTGATGCCTCAAAATCAGTAATGCAAACTACTAAAGCATCAAAGCTGAAGGTGATTCATAACAAGAAGATGTGCTTAGAGTTCACGGCCCCTGTCATTGGACAAGAAATCCGTGCTCATGAGGGCTTCATTTGTTCGATGAAGTTTAGTCCAGATGGTCAGTTTCTTGCAAGTGGCGGTGAAGATGGAGTTGTACGGGTTTGGCGTGTAATGACAATGGCATCTTCTGATTATTTATCAGCTAAAGGAAGCTTTTGTAGTAAACTGAAGGAAGGGAAATCCAGTTTTCAAAGGAAACATCCAATCCGTGCCTCTGTTATCTTTCCTGAGAACATTTTTCGGATTGATGAGACCCCAGTACATGAGTTTTATGGTCACTCTAGTGATGTGTTAGACCTGGCTTGGTCCAATTCAAAT TGTATTATTTCATCCTCCAAGGATAAAACTGTTCGACTTTGGCAATTGGGTCGCAAAGATTGTCTCAACAAGTTCGAGCACAATAATTATG TTACCTGCATCCAGTTCAATCCTCTAGATGACAATTACTTCATCAGTGGCTCCATTGATGGAAAAGTTCGAATCTGGGGATTATCGGAGAAGCGAGTTGTTGATTGGACTGATGTCCGAGATGTGATCACTGCTATAAGTTACCAACCTGATGGAAAA GGGTTTATAGTTGGCTCCATCACTGGCACTTGCCGTACCTATCGAACATCAG GCGAATGTCTTATGTTGGATTCACAGATACACATTCCCGGTAAAAAGAAAGCTTCAGGCAATAAAATAACTGGCATCAAG TTCTCCCAGGATAAAAGTCAAAGTGTTATGATATCTTCAGAGGACTCCAAACTTCGCATATTTGATGGGGTTGATCTTACTCATAAATATAAAG GTCTTCCCAAGTCAGGAAGTCAAGTCTCAGCTTCTTTTACTTCGAGTGAGAGGCACATAATATCCGTCGGAGAAGATTCTCATGTATATATCTGGAACCATGATGCCTTGTCTGCTCCTTCGTCGAAACAAACAAAATCCGTTCGATCTTGTGAGCATTTCTTTCACGACGGTGTGTCTGTTGCCATTCCATGGTCAGGAATGGGAACAGAACAGAACAACTTGAGCAATGCACAGGACCACCTAGAAACGACATCATGGACCAGAGATTCAGAGCGTTTTTCTCTTGGTAGTTGGTTTTCCATAGACGGGACATGTAAGGGATCTGCAACTTGGCCTGAGGAGAAACTTCCTTTGTGGGATATCTCATTCACAGAAGACCATGATAGTTTGCAGCAACACCACCATAACCCCACAGCTATATCAGAAACATGGGGGCTTGTTATAGTAACAGCCGGATTAGATGgaacaataaggacattccataACTATGGATTGCCTGTCAGACTCTAA